AACAAGTAGCAGCAGACATGCATTCTTGGTGGCAGTGTGATAACAACAAAACCACGGAAATGGATCCCACTAGTTATGCAGTCATAAATGTTTTCAGCCGTTTGATTAAGATCATACTAccaaaaagagaaaattttaatttttattcaataacttaaaaaacagtctttaaattaaaaattatctaATCTTAATCAGACGGTCCTTAACGTCTGACTGCACGACATCTTGACTACTCATACAATGAATTCAACCAATTGCATTAACTGAGAAAATGCATTATTTAGTAGTGGACCAGACATTCTGCTCTACCATCAAATAATGGTAATTGTTCTCCTGTTTTCTCAGAAGAGTAATTGTCTAAATAATTGACCCCGTCAGTTGCAGATTCAATATCATAAACGTTTGATTTCTCTAGGAAggtcaaaatataaaatatagaagAACATATGtgcattatttttataaaaaataaaaaatccaaggGTTTCAATTGAACCCCTCAAAAGGGTTGCCTCTGCCCCTGGACCCCAAATGATCGAAAAAACTATGACTGCGATCAAGATGATCAGATTACTAAACATGAATGTCCCTTTGCATGGTGCACACTGCACAAATGTTTGAATTTGGAGTAGCTCCATTGTGAATGCATGCAAGACCAACTCAATTTATGTTAAAATGTACTTTTGTGCAAGACCAACTCAAACTTATGTTTAAATGTACTTTTTGTGCAAGACCAACTCAACTTACGTTAAAATGTACTTTTTCAATTTATGTTAAAATGTACTTTGTGCAAGACCAACTCAACTTATGTTAAAATGTACTGTTGTGCAAGACCAACACAAACTTAGGTTAAAATGTACTTTGTGCAAGACCAACTCAACTTAGGTTAAAATGTACTTTTGTGCAATACGAACTCAACTTATGTAGTGCAACTCAAATTAGTACCAAGGTTCCAGAATCAGGTTTAAGAAAAGATTTGGTTCAATGATGCAATGGCTGAACCAGACATAATATTTAAATGAGGCTTGTTACATGTTTTTGGAATAGTCTAATTCAATTTTctcctaaaatataaaatacaaaatacatGATAAAGGAATCACAGGTGCAATAATGCTCCAAAAGGGAAAAAGGGCCAAAACATGATAAAGAAAGCATAAAAACCAACAACTTGAGATTGTTTCGTTGAAACCAAACATGGCTATTGAGAGCTTGCGTTAGTTATCATGATTTAATCTCAGTTTCATGTGTTacgaaatctttttttttcacacacaaGAAAACAATTGATTGTAACGGAAAGAGTAGCATACATAAGTGGAAATTCAAAAATGTTTGTACATTACTATTGAGTACAGGGTAGAAAGCCAAAAATCCTTCCCAACTCTCAATCAGGTAATCAATTACCAGCGACTAATTCTACACTTCAGGGAAGATCTATAGACCACATCAGCTGGTACTAACATCAACTCCTCTTTGCTTCAAATATTCCTTGGCCTCAACAACATCCTAGAAAGAAAGCAACAAAATTATTTGGCATTGTAAGATAGACAGCAGACTAATCTTAATATGAATTATAATCCCGCATTAGGCTACAACCATCTGgtatgtataaaaattattttccacaAACGTATGGAAACAAGACCTACAAACATGCACAATGACATGGGAACAAAAAAAGTATTCTCATTTAATGATATCTATGGGTTAGTTCCTTGATGATCTAGCTCAAatgcaatattttttatattaaaaataaaagaacgaaCAATGCACATTTTTATTCCATTTGTGTCTATGAAACATGATTTGAAAACTAGTGTTTATTTCCTCCACCACAACATTTATGTCCCTAATAAGTAATAACTgatataataagtttttttattcgCCAGGGTGACAATTGAATTTGAACTCGGTGGGTAGAACTACTGTATAAACAAGTCGACAACATTGTTAGCGGTAGCCTGCAGCCTAAATATTTCGACTAAAGTTAGAATGTCTGAGTAGAATTCTTTGATATGCTGTTTAGAGAAACTTGGTGATTGGCATATTTTTTATGGACACATTTTTAAGACTGCTGTTTTTTCCTTCTCTTCTGTAAAATTGCAAGGATATCTTGTCCTTCCTTACAAACTTTTTAACCTTAGTAATAGCTAATTCCTAAACTGGAAGAACCTCAATAATAGCTAGTTTTATCCAAAATAAGTATTTGGGAATTAAACACAATAAATGTTTTTGTTCCAGCCCCAAAATTATTTCAAACAATTTTACAAGAGTAAAGTAAAATCCACGTGCATACACCTACGAACATACATATTCTATATGAACTACAAAATCACAGCATTTaataaagtatataacaatGCAATCACTAATGTACACAGGTAGAAAATACCTTTTGCAACAAGAGGGCTTCTTGAGGACAGGTAGGAAAATTCATCAGACCAACTCCAACCATTAATAGACCATAACATCCTAAGGAAACGACAAAATAGATTGGAAGCTGCATAAAGGACATAAGTATGGTTGTCAGCATTATGAGGTTtaaaattctatcaaaatatgAAAAAGCATCACAAGGTTTAGTAAGCTGGAAAGCATCAAATCAAAGAACTTTGCTTGTAAGGCTTAGGTTTGAATCCATCTGCATGTTATAAGTCCTCGTTGAGGTGTATTTCATGTAATAGCTTTGGATACAGAAAAGCTCTCCCTCCCCAAAACAACGTAccaaaaaccaaattaaaaagttaatagtAAAGCATGCAATGACATGAAACTCACCAACCAAGTATGACTTTGTGGAATGGTAGAAGTTTGTAGAAGGCCAACCCATAAAGCAGTGATGGCAATTACCAACGTCAAAATCTTTACAATATGCTTCATTTATCAATCTGAAATCAGATGAATAGTATAAGTATTTGTGTAAATGTGTTACATGTATATACAAAAAGTGGTTATGCAGGAAAATGCttcattacaaaaataaaatatgtggGTGCGTATTCAAAGTAAAATAGAGGGAGGGCATGGGAGAACCAGAAGAGACAATAGATGAAACAGACAGACATAAAAACAGCACACTCAAAATTTGAAGCTACATTTGTCTTAATTATTACAAGAAAGCAAAACTATGAGCTAAAATTCAAAAACAATTATTGATATGGTTTAAGTAGCTGAAGATGCAAATAAATTTAAGTCATAATAGTTTTCTTTAGACActacaataaaaattgtcaggAATCCATGAACAACAACAGAAACTCTAATGCTGTGAATCCCTTAATGGTGGAGGCATTAGGCTTTATAACTAGTAAAACAGAAATCGAAGCAGAAGAACAGTGTACCAAGAAAGAGCTCAGATCAAAGACATGATCTTTCTAgttattattttgtttgataGCAGCAAACATCCATTCATGCTCATTATAAAGCATAAAAAATCCAATAGAACACATAATGACAATTGTTTTAatggattattttttaaaatgggcTTCAGAATGGCTTGGCTAGGCACGGACATAGACACAATATGGACAATCATTTCATACCtataagcaaattttatttaaaaaggaaaaagaaacgcaaattttatttaaaaaggaaaaagaaactATGGCAAGTATGCTTTAGTAAGCACATATGAAGTTCATTTCCCGTAACTTACCATTTTATCTCATAAAATTAAtccaaatattatatataatgaaGCTTATACATAGATATTTGTGAATTGTGAATctttttccataatttttttaatttctccaCAAACAAAACATGCCGTGTCTGTGTCTGTGTCCTACAATATCTGAAATGTAGTGCCCGGGTTCATGATTGTGCTTCACAATGGCAGcaaccaatttattttttatgaaaatgtgtcTGTGTCCTACAGCATGTAATTACTCGGAAAATTATATCTTATTTCTTTTGAAAGTTCATTCACTAACCAGAGTTACGTAAATAAATACTAGAACAAGAACAGTCCTTTATTTCTGACTACCAAATTTAAGTAAAAGATTATTTACTACTACTTCCATCACTAAGGTAATATGAAGATGTTAGtcatatatacataaaattacATGCTCACCagaaaataaatgtaaaagtAAAAATAGAGACCCAGTGCATTTGATCATGGAATTCAATTCTTAACATATATCTATCACATGCATAGAAAATGCTTAATTTAAGGATTATAACTATATTTCCTTTAAGTTAAAATGGGTTAATAACTGGTACATCATAGCAGCTACAAATGATAAGGATGcacaatttcaaaataaataatcaattgAAACTTCAATAAAAAATGACAAGTAAACTATTTGCCACTTCCATCAGGAGGGATCACCGTAAAGTTCATTTCACAGTTCCACAGAACTCAAAGCCCATGCGCAATTTCCCAACATCATTTGGAAGTTTCAGGAACAAAGCCTATCACCTAAAAATGCATTTTGCCAGAAGTAGaagactacaaacacaaaatatcataaatatCAAAGGCCTTACGAAAAGTGCAGtccatcaaattcaaaattaccAATCCCTAAATGAATAAACCAAATATCAAGAAACCATCTCGGTAATAAAAGCAGTCCTTTATGGCcacccaattttatttttattaaatatatgaccACCCAAATTTAAGCAAATGATTATTGCTACCACTTCCATCAATAAGTTAGATACCATGAAAATGTGTTagtcaaatataaataaaagtaactgCTCAATCTTCCAGCATCCATAGGCAGATGTGTATGAAAATCCACCAACTAGACCCAGATTACTAAATCAATGTATAAAAtgttcaaatatattatttaaaatagtgCTGTATGAAGAACCATTAGCTTAAAAGGTACACTACGTCTATCTcttaaatagaaaaataaatatcttaGAAAGGAAAACCCATTGTGCATGATCATGGATTCTAGATTCAGTTATAACATAGTTGTCATACATGCATCAGACATTTACAGAATGCTCATATAGCTGTAATGAAGCAAAGCCAAAAACTTATGGTCTAATGGAACTGAAcacattttattcaaaaaataactCATGTAAAAGACTCTTGTAGACACTGCCATCAGATGGGATTTCCATGAAATTCATTTCATTGCTAATAACAACAGATATGATAGTTACAAGACTCAAAGCCCTTGCGCAGTTTCCCAACATCATTTGGACTTTACAAGCATAATGTATGCTTGATTAAATTCATGTATATCAACGAATCCAATACAAAGTACAAGACTCAATACAGATCGTAGACATTGAAGATTTTGCTTCTTAACCTGctctgaatttttttaaaacgaaAACTTATATTGTATTGCTGGACTAAAAAGAAATAGGCATCGTCAAATTCAAAATCAGTAAGAAGGTAGGTAGTAgtataaataaaaagaacacaaatattaagaaaaataaaatccaaactCGTTGAATTAGTTCGTGGAATTCAATATATATAACATACATCCTGTCACATAGCAAATGCATCCAAAATGGTAATACTAATATGCCTTAGAagataattaaaagttaaaactggTTAACAACTGGTACATCATGGAAGCTCCAATATCTATCCATGCAAATGCAGCTAAAATGACAAGGATATAACATTTCAAAATAACCAACCCAATTGAAACATCACTCATAAAAAGAAACCAATCATACATTACAGCTGAAGTAAACTAATAGCCACTTCCATCAGGTGGGATCAACATGAAATTCTTCTCACAGTTCAACAGAACTCAAAACCCTTGCGCAATTTCCCAGCATCACTTGGAAGTttcagaaggaaaaaaaatatatcaagtATAACCTAAAAACCCAATTTGCCAGAATAAGCGTACTACGAACACGTTAATACATGAAATGCCTTATGAAAAGTACTTTCCATTAAATAATCACACCAATCCTAAACCTAATTACATAAAACAAACAACTCGATAACAAGAACAATCTTTTATGACCACCTAATTTAAGCAAAAGATTATTGCTTCCACTCCAATCAATAAGAAAAAATGCAGAAATAAAGCCACTCTGTTGGATTCTCCTATTAGGAGAAATGTATTAACCACTTAACACATGCAACAAAACTTTAACAAACTCAGCAAATAAGCCATATGTAGGGTTTAGAGGGAAATTGAAACTGGACAGTTCAAAAATT
This genomic interval from Trifolium pratense cultivar HEN17-A07 linkage group LG6, ARS_RC_1.1, whole genome shotgun sequence contains the following:
- the LOC123893164 gene encoding dolichol-phosphate mannose synthase subunit 3; protein product: MKHIVKILTLVIAITALWVGLLQTSTIPQSHTWLLPIYFVVSLGCYGLLMVGVGLMNFPTCPQEALLLQKDVVEAKEYLKQRGVDVSTS